In the Candidatus Omnitrophota bacterium genome, one interval contains:
- a CDS encoding mitochondrial fission ELM1 family protein has product MYRFCKQLQKILLKTPLWIIWFLGKTIGLGFYYHPRKRRVAFRNIKLAFPEKSYSEVHSILKRSFCYLALDVIENLIASRIYPYVTIKGEENLTADGGIFVGIHAGNWETAISLFAHKHTFAVFAKQQKNKELDRFLNEVRQDGKINVVFSLKELIRYLKQKNLIGIVIDHGAEKDAPVVEFFSHLVPTPRGSVYLAKKFNKKIFPDFCYRKERFYHVSEIGKPIDVVGRDDKEVLRSLYKIYENYLRKYPWEYFWYYKRFKRKINRDVVILSDGKIGHLKQSKALLKILEEGENPVRSQVIKITYRSQVHRFIADILATCIGSNMVFAGRLLSLLVDKKSWQALDSVCMDIVISTGSIVAPVNKLLASYLGARSAVILRPNVPLRKFDLAVIPEHDRIRSPQAVSIKGALCYPENLTDKINKCKSIFQLSEEKKISFFVGGPLLDGKEFFTNLRSFVFGLKIFAEKNNYKIILSSSRRTPKEVEEYLQQEFNHFSHTEAWVRASQANFDFVFEGFNALADIAFVSNDSISMISESVSINPFTVCVWLGIEDDKHKVFLDSIKDEINFLKPPYDLESITLRSSNMFLKNKEKLAFALKELI; this is encoded by the coding sequence ATGTATCGTTTTTGTAAGCAGCTGCAAAAAATATTATTAAAAACGCCACTTTGGATTATTTGGTTTTTAGGAAAAACGATCGGACTTGGGTTTTATTACCATCCACGCAAGCGGCGGGTAGCTTTTAGAAACATAAAATTAGCCTTTCCTGAGAAATCTTATTCAGAGGTACATTCAATTCTTAAGCGGAGTTTTTGTTATTTAGCTTTAGATGTTATTGAAAATCTTATTGCTTCTAGGATATATCCTTATGTGACGATAAAAGGAGAGGAAAACCTTACTGCTGATGGTGGTATCTTTGTCGGAATCCATGCCGGAAATTGGGAGACAGCAATATCTTTGTTCGCTCATAAGCATACTTTTGCTGTTTTCGCCAAGCAACAAAAAAATAAAGAGCTGGACCGTTTTTTAAATGAAGTACGTCAGGACGGTAAAATCAATGTAGTTTTTTCCCTAAAGGAATTAATTCGCTATTTAAAGCAGAAGAATTTAATCGGCATAGTTATTGATCATGGCGCTGAAAAAGATGCACCGGTAGTTGAGTTTTTTTCTCATTTAGTTCCTACCCCGAGGGGGTCGGTATATTTAGCTAAAAAGTTTAATAAAAAAATATTTCCTGATTTTTGTTATCGCAAGGAACGTTTTTATCATGTAAGCGAGATTGGAAAGCCGATTGATGTTGTTGGTAGGGACGATAAGGAAGTTCTGAGATCTTTATATAAGATTTATGAAAATTATTTGAGAAAGTACCCCTGGGAATATTTTTGGTATTATAAACGCTTCAAGCGCAAGATAAATCGCGATGTTGTAATTTTAAGCGATGGTAAGATTGGTCACCTTAAGCAGTCCAAAGCTTTACTTAAAATATTGGAAGAAGGAGAAAACCCGGTACGTAGCCAAGTGATTAAAATTACTTACCGTAGCCAAGTGCATAGATTTATTGCCGATATCTTAGCAACTTGTATCGGATCAAATATGGTTTTTGCCGGAAGGTTGCTTTCGTTGTTGGTTGATAAAAAGAGCTGGCAGGCTTTAGATAGCGTTTGCATGGATATTGTAATAAGCACTGGAAGCATTGTTGCTCCAGTTAATAAGTTACTGGCTTCATATCTAGGTGCAAGGTCAGCGGTTATTTTACGTCCCAACGTGCCATTGCGAAAATTTGATTTAGCAGTTATTCCTGAACATGATCGAATTCGTAGCCCACAAGCAGTGTCAATTAAAGGAGCACTTTGCTATCCTGAAAATTTAACTGATAAAATTAATAAATGTAAAAGTATTTTTCAACTAAGTGAAGAAAAAAAGATTTCTTTTTTTGTCGGTGGACCATTGTTAGACGGAAAAGAGTTTTTTACAAACTTAAGGTCTTTCGTGTTTGGATTGAAAATATTTGCTGAGAAAAATAATTATAAAATCATTTTAAGTAGCTCACGGCGTACGCCTAAGGAGGTTGAGGAATATCTACAGCAAGAGTTTAATCATTTTTCTCACACCGAGGCTTGGGTCAGGGCAAGTCAAGCTAATTTCGATTTTGTTTTTGAAGGTTTTAATGCTTTAGCGGATATTGCTTTTGTATCCAATGATAGTATTTCAATGATATCAGAAAGTGTTTCAATTAATCCGTTTACTGTTTGTGTTTGGCTGGGCATTGAAGATGATAAGCATAAAGTGTTTTTAGATTCGATAAAGGATGAGATTAATTTTCTCAAGCCACCCTATGACTTAGAATCAATAACCTTGCGCTCTTCGAATATGTTTTTAAAGAATAAAGAGAAGCTAGCCTTTGCTTTAAAGGAGTTAATTTAA
- the lpxK gene encoding tetraacyldisaccharide 4'-kinase, protein MFKLKQLYLSFLEKDKKNAAEIVFHWFLEILSWVYGAVVGLRNFFYDHNMFSSYRSQAKVISIGNISWAGSGKTSLAIWLNERLSVEFKVAILRRGYGRDEELLLKEISQNVYSSPDRCRLAKELGSRFEILILDDGFQYRRLKRELNLVVIGAREFSRSRQLIPADFFREPWSSLKRADLVLINYADEISDRDKIISEIKRLTGNSSLYFSNYRLGQFIDLSSKVIETKKLQNKRVAVFTAIGYPQGFLNKLKESGLNLVSEIIYPDHHELSDLEYKKIETDLLSQDIHDLIITSKDRYHLPAMSCKLNIIVMEIELQIENELEFLAEVRSKVIGKGE, encoded by the coding sequence ATGTTTAAATTAAAACAGCTTTATTTGAGCTTTTTAGAAAAAGATAAAAAAAACGCAGCGGAAATAGTTTTTCATTGGTTTTTGGAGATACTTTCTTGGGTTTATGGAGCTGTAGTAGGCTTACGTAATTTTTTCTACGACCACAATATGTTTAGTTCTTATCGGTCGCAGGCAAAAGTTATTAGTATCGGTAATATTTCTTGGGCAGGTTCAGGAAAAACTTCTTTAGCGATTTGGCTGAACGAAAGACTATCGGTTGAATTTAAAGTTGCGATATTGCGTCGCGGCTACGGTCGGGACGAAGAGTTGCTGCTCAAAGAGATATCTCAAAATGTATACTCAAGCCCCGACAGGTGTCGCCTAGCAAAAGAGTTAGGTTCTCGATTTGAGATTCTGATCCTTGATGATGGATTTCAGTATCGTAGATTAAAAAGGGAGCTTAATCTTGTTGTTATCGGGGCCAGGGAGTTTTCACGAAGCCGGCAGCTAATCCCAGCAGATTTTTTTAGGGAACCTTGGAGTTCCCTAAAGAGAGCAGATTTGGTGCTTATTAACTATGCGGATGAGATTTCCGATCGCGACAAAATTATATCAGAAATCAAGCGGTTGACAGGTAACAGTTCTTTGTATTTTTCTAATTATAGACTCGGGCAATTTATCGATTTAAGTTCGAAAGTAATTGAGACTAAAAAACTTCAAAATAAAAGGGTAGCAGTTTTTACGGCGATTGGATATCCACAAGGTTTTCTTAATAAGTTAAAAGAGTCGGGGTTGAATCTTGTATCTGAAATTATCTATCCGGATCATCATGAGCTTTCGGATTTAGAATATAAAAAGATTGAAACTGATTTATTGTCGCAAGATATTCATGACTTAATAATTACCAGTAAGGATAGATATCATCTTCCGGCTATGAGTTGTAAGCTTAATATTATTGTTATGGAAATAGAACTGCAAATTGAGAATGAACTTGAATTTTTGGCTGAGGTAAGGTCGAAGGTTATTGGCAAGGGTGAGTAG
- a CDS encoding glycosyltransferase encodes MRIMQILPAMNIGGIERGVIDLVKYFKDRGVDNIVVSSGGRLVEELEKQGITHYKLPVHRKSIFSLLYIRKLREIIRKENIDIVHARSRVPAWISFFATRTTQTHFITTAHGVYKSPLSSDVMGWGKYVICPSKVVARHMKEQFGVSDEKIKVIPRWVDLAKFNFCDYQSRAQSNLIVSIGRISSTKGYEYLIEGFRRVVRFNPYFKLKIIGSADKSKLRYLDYLKSLVSRFSLNYNVEFIGFKKDIEDALSKARVLIAPSVIEESFGRVVIEAFACGVPVIASNLGGFKEIIEQGKDGILVEPKNSEAIGQAILQLVKDPQYAQRLTECARRKVERFYASEQCLDETKKVYESTISGLNILVVKISSLGDLILSFPSLKAIRQAYPKAKISLLTSRKYYSLLDGCPYVDKIITVEDNYKKFTNLCKLSKNLRRESFDYIIDFQNNHASHLISFLSFGRYSFGYSLRWGKLLSNRITCKRNLDPLSSQESILELLGVRLKEKKLIFWETNNRAEVNLPEANLIGINIAASSRWVSKNWPARHIVRLIELIQKNLPGTKVLLFGEEQSKKLATEIEAALKIPPISLCGKTTLGGLAQALRRLKVFITPDTATLHLAMAIGIPVVALFGPTDPSRHTVEASNLSTFCQKLPCSFCYKPKCKFSESSLCLEKITPQEVFNKLRSLFK; translated from the coding sequence ATGCGCATAATGCAGATTCTTCCAGCTATGAATATTGGTGGTATCGAGCGGGGAGTGATCGATTTAGTAAAATATTTTAAGGACCGCGGGGTGGACAATATTGTGGTTAGCTCCGGAGGGAGACTCGTTGAGGAGCTAGAAAAGCAAGGTATTACTCACTATAAACTACCAGTGCATAGGAAATCTATCTTTAGTTTGCTCTATATACGAAAATTAAGAGAGATTATTCGTAAAGAAAATATTGATATTGTTCATGCTCGAAGCCGCGTGCCAGCCTGGATAAGCTTTTTTGCAACACGGACAACTCAGACCCACTTTATTACCACGGCTCACGGTGTTTACAAAAGCCCTTTGTCTAGTGATGTTATGGGCTGGGGTAAATATGTTATTTGTCCTTCCAAAGTAGTTGCTCGCCATATGAAGGAACAGTTTGGGGTTAGTGACGAGAAGATTAAAGTTATACCACGTTGGGTAGATTTAGCTAAGTTTAACTTTTGTGATTATCAGAGTAGAGCTCAAAGTAATTTGATTGTTAGTATTGGGCGTATTTCATCGACTAAGGGTTATGAATATTTGATAGAGGGTTTTAGGCGAGTGGTGCGATTTAATCCTTATTTTAAGTTAAAAATAATAGGTTCGGCCGATAAATCTAAGCTAAGATATTTGGATTATTTGAAAAGTTTGGTAAGCCGTTTTTCTTTAAATTACAATGTTGAGTTTATTGGTTTTAAGAAAGATATCGAAGATGCTTTGAGTAAAGCACGAGTCCTGATTGCACCTTCAGTAATTGAGGAGTCATTTGGCCGGGTGGTGATTGAGGCTTTTGCTTGTGGAGTTCCGGTAATTGCAAGCAACCTTGGAGGATTCAAGGAGATAATTGAACAGGGTAAAGATGGTATTTTGGTTGAACCTAAAAACTCTGAAGCAATAGGCCAAGCTATTTTACAACTAGTGAAGGATCCGCAATATGCCCAAAGGCTTACTGAGTGCGCACGCAGGAAGGTAGAACGGTTTTATGCTTCAGAGCAATGTTTAGATGAGACCAAAAAAGTTTATGAGTCCACGATTAGCGGTTTAAATATTTTAGTAGTTAAAATTTCTTCTTTGGGTGATCTTATTTTAAGTTTCCCTTCGCTTAAAGCGATTCGTCAAGCCTACCCGAAGGCTAAAATTTCTCTTTTGACTTCAAGGAAGTATTATTCCTTATTAGACGGGTGCCCTTATGTCGATAAGATTATTACCGTGGAGGATAATTATAAGAAATTTACTAATCTTTGTAAGCTTTCAAAGAATTTACGTCGCGAGAGTTTTGATTATATAATTGATTTTCAGAATAATCATGCTTCGCATTTAATTTCTTTTTTAAGTTTTGGACGCTACTCATTTGGCTATAGTCTTCGTTGGGGTAAGTTGCTCTCCAATCGAATAACTTGTAAACGTAACTTAGATCCGCTTAGCTCTCAAGAGTCAATTTTAGAATTATTGGGCGTAAGGCTTAAAGAAAAAAAGTTAATTTTTTGGGAAACTAACAATCGAGCTGAGGTTAATTTACCCGAGGCTAATCTTATTGGAATCAATATAGCGGCCTCTTCACGTTGGGTTTCAAAGAATTGGCCGGCTAGACATATTGTTAGGTTAATTGAATTGATTCAAAAAAATTTACCAGGAACTAAAGTTCTGCTTTTCGGTGAAGAACAGTCTAAGAAACTAGCCACCGAGATTGAAGCTGCTTTGAAAATTCCGCCAATCAGCCTTTGCGGCAAAACTACTCTTGGCGGTTTAGCTCAAGCCTTGCGTAGGCTTAAAGTCTTTATCACCCCCGACACAGCAACTCTTCATCTAGCGATGGCTATCGGAATACCAGTGGTTGCTCTTTTTGGACCAACTGACCCTAGTCGGCATACTGTGGAGGCTAGTAACCTTAGTACTTTCTGTCAAAAATTACCTTGTTCCTTTTGCTATAAACCAAAATGTAAATTTTCTGAAAGTTCACTTTGTTTAGAAAAAATAACACCGCAGGAAGTATTTAATAAGCTTAGGAGCTTGTTTAAGTAA